The bacterium genomic sequence TTTCCATCGCAAGATCATCCACGCCGCAGAATATTTGGTATCGGTTTCCGGTTAAATTGATAATGTCGGTGAGCCGGCGAATATTATCCGACGATTCTTTGATCGCCACGAACCGCGGCTCGTCGGCCATCTCGACAAACATCTCCGGCGTGATGTCAACTTTATATGCAACCGGATTATTATAGATCATGATCGGACGATCCGTGGCCTTTGCAACCGCACGGTAATGCGCGATCGTTTCACGCCGGTCGGACGGATATGGAATCGCAGGCAGAACCATGAATCCGTCTGTACCCAGATTCGCTGCCTGTTCGGCATATTCGCAAGCTTTGGCCGTCGAAGTTTCTGCCACGCAGGATAGCACCGGAACTTTCCCTTTCGCCGCCGCAATCGTCATTTTTACAACATCTAATTTTTCTGATTGTGACAAGGTCATATTTTCTCCGAGCGAACCCATCACAACAAGACCATGCACTCCGGCATTTAATTGGAATTGGACATGCTTCTCCATCGCGGAAAAATCTATAGAAAGATCTTTCTTAAATTTGGTCGTCAGCGCGGGAAAAATTCCTTCCCATTTTTTAGTCATGCATTATCTCCATTAAAAACAACGTAATATTATTATATATAC encodes the following:
- a CDS encoding dihydrodipicolinate synthase family protein; protein product: MTKKWEGIFPALTTKFKKDLSIDFSAMEKHVQFQLNAGVHGLVVMGSLGENMTLSQSEKLDVVKMTIAAAKGKVPVLSCVAETSTAKACEYAEQAANLGTDGFMVLPAIPYPSDRRETIAHYRAVAKATDRPIMIYNNPVAYKVDITPEMFVEMADEPRFVAIKESSDNIRRLTDIINLTGNRYQIFCGVDDLAMESLVLGANGWLAGLVCAFPRETVVLYELIKAGRIQEALPIYRWFMPLLHLDVSNKFVQNIKLVEQLVGVGSELVRPPRLTLIGEERAKVEQIVKAAMASSPVLPKV